In a single window of the Thermofilum uzonense genome:
- a CDS encoding ACT domain-containing protein has translation MPAKDTVVKYVKMVLMTRPYILESMRLGIVNYSALARLLHEEVEKLSGRKLTGISVKMAVLRASKELLEEGVKARKIATALVGSEIRLLDKLGVLSVDTLETSTIIKSIHNETSSNGYLQLVQGTSALTIIGREDFLEKIYAGIKRESVKQFLRNQSAIILTGPPEILVTPGVVSIVAMALSVRGINLTEVVSSYRDIIFIVDSSESSRAYSILRDFIVSLRSLLD, from the coding sequence GTGCCTGCTAAGGATACTGTTGTAAAATACGTGAAAATGGTTCTCATGACTAGGCCATACATCCTAGAATCTATGCGCCTAGGTATTGTAAATTACTCGGCACTAGCACGCCTTTTACACGAGGAAGTTGAAAAGCTTTCAGGTCGCAAACTTACGGGTATCTCCGTAAAGATGGCCGTGTTAAGGGCCTCGAAGGAGTTATTAGAGGAAGGCGTAAAGGCAAGGAAAATTGCGACAGCGCTTGTGGGAAGCGAGATAAGACTCCTTGACAAGCTCGGGGTTCTCTCGGTAGATACTCTTGAGACATCCACGATTATTAAAAGCATCCATAATGAAACCTCTAGTAATGGGTATCTACAGCTTGTTCAGGGAACCAGTGCTTTAACAATCATAGGACGGGAGGATTTCCTGGAGAAAATTTATGCGGGTATAAAGAGGGAAAGCGTGAAACAGTTTCTTAGAAATCAATCTGCAATAATCCTAACGGGTCCTCCCGAGATCCTCGTCACGCCTGGAGTTGTCTCAATTGTTGCAATGGCTCTTTCTGTTAGAGGGATAAACCTGACTGAGGTTGTTTCAAGTTACCGGGACATAATATTTATTGTCGATTCGAGCGAGTCGAGTAGGGCATATAGTATTTTAAGAGACTTTATTGTGAGTTTGAGGAGCCTTCTTGACTAG